The nucleotide sequence GGAAATACAACTAAATTAACATGCAGCTTGAGGTACTCCATTATGAAGACTCAGTCTGAAAAAGatcacctaaaaataaagataaatgacAGATTTAGTACatgtataaacaatatatttaatacatgtatatatgcGAAGAATTATAGtagtattttattacaaattatacaaCACGCACtaccttttaaaagtttggggttcgtaagattttgaatgtttttgaaagaagtctctgtaacttttgactttatattttagcctttatatataatgcattataaaagtagtTTTGATGCATTAATTATACCTTGTAATGGACCATGCAATGCATTTTATGGTCTCATGAATAATTGTAACCACCTATACATTATAATTCCTATCTATTCATTGTTACAAACCttcaaatattataatgcattttaactttggtTACATTCATTTATGAAATCATCTAATGCATTAGAACGTACATTAcctttgtaatgcattatacataaaggctTTAAGTACAATGTTACCgaagtgtcttatgctcaccCAAGCTGTATTCATTAAATtacaaatgcagtaaaaactgcaaaattctGATTCTATTacaatttgttttaaactttattacaactgttttaatgtattttaaaatgtaattttttcagcagacattactccagtgttcagtgtcacatgattcttcagaaatcattctaatacgctgatttgctgctcctgaaactattatacattttttcaggattatttgatgaataaccAGTTCAAATGTAAAACTTTAGGAAccataaatatctttactgtcgcTTCTGATCAATTagatgcatccttgctgagaaaaaaataatacaaaaaaccttactgatcccaaattttTAAAGATTACAAGGGctatcaaacgattaattgcaattaattgcatgcaaaacaaaagtttgtgtctatatgtgtgtgtactgtgcatatgtattatatatatatatatatatatataaatacacacacacccatgtataaatgtaatttcttttttatttatattatatatatatatatatatatatatatatatacatacacacacacacattaatatacacacatacacaaacaaactctGATTTTGCattcgattaatcgtttgacagtccttttgcattatatgttaacaaaatttacattttagcaaTATTGCAAAAAACACTCATTGCCAAACAGTCATCACTGATAAGAGTGTTTCTCACCAGCTGGTCAAAGTTCATCAGGAAACTCCAGTTCTTCTCCCTGTGATAAAACAAGCATGAAGCATTTTCCAGACGATACGATGCAATGAATGATTTAGAAGCGAAATTGTGATCGTTTTATTACACGATGGTGGTTTTATGTACGGTAACCAcggttgtatatatatatatacatacagtggtAAAGAACAAGAGATGAGTAACCGTAACGCACACCTTCCAGGGGGCGCCTGGTCAACCACAATCTATCCCGTATCAAATAACGGGTCAAACAATGCCACATTTAAGAGGTGAAAGAAAAGATTAGTAACGTAACTCCAGAGAAAGTGAGAAACAAACCAGCAACTCCATGACATTTGTAAGAAAGTGAATTAAATTCTATTTCTTACCATTCTTTCACACCGGTTCGCTCAGCGCGCACAAACTCTCTCCAAACCTGGTCCTGCTTTACCGGATCTCGGGTATCATCGTCTTGCGCCGGTGTCTCACCGGTGTTTCGTGTCCTGCCTGCTGATTGCCTGAACACTGAGACCGAAGACTGAGAGGCGAGAGGACCATTAGGTCGGTCCGGTAAACGGTACCCAGCCGAAGTGGCGCGCCGCGTATTTCCCTTCCTATCCATCACTCAGTCCTTGAGCTCGTCAgtcaaacacaaatatattttatgccACTGTAAAGTCCATTTTTACCTATTTAGCAACTTGACTTAAACTTAATGTAAGAGATTTTCTTTTAGCAAACCGCTTAGCAAACTGTCTTTCTCTGAGGTGGATGGACGTTTCGCGCCCGCCAATTTCTGCAATCACAACACGAGAGCTGCTGCTGCCCGCCCGGTTGCGCGGAGATTGTTCTCTTGTTTACCCGGGACGTTTCCCCGGGAGACAGCCGGGCGATGCTGGGATACCCTCTCAAAGCTTTTGTTAATTCACGAGGAGGCGAGACATCCGCTGCAACAATGAGAGCAAATTAGTATTATAAAAGCCAAAGACTGACAGACTGGTGACATAACAGCGCATGCGGGCCTACATAAAAGAGCCCAGCTATTCaaccaaaatgttaaaatatggaaaaaaaaaaaacaaacaaacaaaaaaaaatccacactgACATATTATCCTCAACTGCATGTGACAGACAAACAGTAGCCTAAATTTGGCAGTAGGCAGTAGGCTAGTACATTCATTCAAAGCTGCAGTTTTCGGCAGGTAATGCCTTTGCAATGAGAACAAACAGTAGGcctatattcaaatggaaagtTGTCTTTAGAATGTCTTTAGAGAACATTCCTCTGCACTGAGGGCAGAGGGTGAAACTGCAAATCTTTCTCAAACAAAGTTGAATTGTTACATGGTGACATTTGACCTCTAAATGAGAGGTTACTGTGATCTGCTCTGTTAACATAAAATATGCCTGTAACCAaggttattattataaaaaaaaagaaaagcactgATATCATTTgaaaccaaaataaacattaaattaaattaaattaaacatttttaatttaagtaaatcaagttatcagtttttaaaaagtatttttaaaaacttaagtaaAATAGCTTAAACCAagtaaaccaaaacaaaaaaaaaaaactaaataaatgtataatgtatataaatgttttaaaccatttagatggcagaaaaacaaaacaagggcagaaaaaactttattttccaACAAAGTAAGACACAAATAGGGTGAAACTGCAAATCATCCGCAAACAATGTTGAATTGTTACATGGTGACATTTGACCTCTAAATGAGAGGTTACTGTGATCTGCTGTGTTAACATAAAATATGACCGTAACcaaggttattattattaaaaaaaaaagaaaagaaaatcactgaaaacagttgaaaccaaaatatacatgaaatcaaatcaaatatttttaaaaacttaagtaaAACATCACTTAAGTAAAATAGCTACCATGCCAaaccaaataaaccaaaactaaaaaactaaatgaaactacacataacttaaaaacaaaaactactaaacacataacaaaattactaaaactttaaaatttaaaattaaaacaaatgaaaaataaaatctaattcaattttttcacaaaaaatataatagtaatgtCATTAAATAAAAGTGCTTAGCCTTTCTCttacattttacttaaaaaaaaaaaaaaaaaaaaaaaaaaaacattgttgaaatatttgaaatgtgtttttaaaccatttaaatggcagaaaaacaaaacaagagcaggaaaaaaaaagttccaacactgtaatacaaatattacaatttcatgcttttattttacattttacatgttgTCCCAAGTAAATACTATGTACACTGACTATGAGTTGTTTTTTAACAGCATAAtgcggtaacactttacaataagatgtcATTTGTTAGAATAAGTTGATGTATTAACGAAGATGAATGAACGatgaacagtacatttattacactatttattcatctttgttaatgttagataataaaaatacagtcgttcattgtttgttcatgctaGTTCacaatacattaactaatgttaacaaacacaaatcatgattttaataatgcattagtaaatgctaaaattaactaagattaataaatgctgtagaagtattgatcatttgtttatgttaactaatgttaactaataaaccttattgtaaagtgtgaCTCACAATGCCATATTACATCTAGACTAAATAGTTTTTGACCAGATTATTATGGTGCTTAAATCCGGTGAATATAGAATATTATTATAAGATCCTCTCAGTATTATGCAATGTCTCTTTAATATTATTGGAGGTGTCAGTTTGGATGACTAAGATAgcctttgactttttttttaattttatgtgatgtttttcttattttcctgTTGCCCTAAAGGGGGCGGTATACTCCATATTTTGCTTGCTAGCTTATAAGCAGCAGCAAGTTAATCACTCAAAAGTAAATGAAAGAGAGAAaggaaagtaaaaaaagaacaattttaagcctataattttaattttgagacCATAATTAAATGTTACGAGTTTAACAGTTTCTCACTGAAATATTTTAGAGTGCAGTTTCTGCCTTTCTCTTTCAGAGCTGTGGGCTGAACTGAGTTCACATACCGTGTCACGGCATTAAATAATTTAGCTGAGTCCAGTAAAGCCTATAATTCACTGTGACAGTATTCTGACTTCAGCTTTTGGGGTGCAGGTGATGTGATGTGTGTACCTGCAGTGAGTCAGACAGGTCCAGTTCTGCACACCTAAAGGAAATGAGAGTGTCCATACTGGATAGAGAACATCACATTGGACAGGACTT is from Labeo rohita strain BAU-BD-2019 chromosome 13, IGBB_LRoh.1.0, whole genome shotgun sequence and encodes:
- the c13h2orf50 gene encoding uncharacterized protein C2orf50 homolog; this translates as MDRKGNTRRATSAGYRLPDRPNGPLASQSSVSVFRQSAGRTRNTGETPAQDDDTRDPVKQDQVWREFVRAERTGVKEWEKNWSFLMNFDQLGHPRTETPLPNSVSLYSDRVPNTSNQMFGSGLYTELGKELIRLDNLLTLTANHRKAKRNPEMQPC